GGTTTATCGCAATCTCAAGCTTCTGGTCGAAAACGGGTGGCTTACGCAGATCAGCCATCCCGGCCTCGGCGTGTTGTATGAAAGAAGCGGAAAAGCGCATCATCATCACTTCCACTGTCATGCCTGCAACCGTGTTTTTGAACTTCCCGGGTGCGCCCTGAACGAGCGAGAGGCCGTCCCCGATGGGTTCGTGGTGGAAGATCACGAGGTATTCCTGTCCGGGGTTTGCCCGTCTTGTGCGAGGTAAAGGCGCGTATTGGTTTTGACCCGCACCCCGCATTGCCGGATTCGGATTTTTTGCGGTATTTTTTAAAAGGAGAGAATTTTGAGCAACCATCCAGAAGCGGGAAAACCGGCCGAGCCGGGTATGCTGATCGATATTCCCCGCTTGATTACGGCTTATTATACGGAAAATCCCGATCCTTCAATCCCTGCCCAGCGTGTCAGCTTTGGTACTTCCGGGCATCGGGGGTCATCCTTTAAAAAATCGTTTAACGAAGCCCACATTCTGGCAATGAGCCAGGCTATCTGCGAGCACCGTGCTGCGCATCAAATTACCGGACCGCTTTTTATGGGGATGGATACTCATGGCTTGTCTACGCCTGCCTTTGCGAGCGCCATGGAGGTGCTGGCCGCCAATGAC
This Desulfobacterales bacterium DNA region includes the following protein-coding sequences:
- a CDS encoding transcriptional repressor, whose translation is MKRITTQRTAIEQVFLQQDRPLGIEEILDKGRSIVSSLNQATVYRNLKLLVENGWLTQISHPGLGVLYERSGKAHHHHFHCHACNRVFELPGCALNEREAVPDGFVVEDHEVFLSGVCPSCAR